The following proteins are co-located in the Amphiprion ocellaris isolate individual 3 ecotype Okinawa chromosome 7, ASM2253959v1, whole genome shotgun sequence genome:
- the LOC111575910 gene encoding thymus-specific serine protease isoform X2, giving the protein MVKMLFSPVCYLIPLLLFSCVDSGRILRTIKQRVRELQLQKNKQLLLTLMASSQQPLQHVTEAWIHQPLDHFSRQDVNTFAQRFFVNEAYWQRPDGPVFLFIGGEGPIFEFDVLAGHHVDMAEERGALLVALEHRFYGDSINPDGLKTENLADLSSQQALTDLAVFHQHISQSFNLSHRNTWISFGGSYSGALSAWFRGKFPNLVYGAVASSAPVKAKLDFSAYNNIVGLGLTNEAIGGSEKCLAKVREAFAAVEAALVGGNVSQVAKDFGCCQIPKDHYDQVELMQNLADIVMGTVQYNEEGVLMSINELCGVMTNASEKYEEEMEAYNRLIKLSQIYRSSSEESGLDISHEKTVKDLMDTSIHSGRRAERQWIYQTCTEFGFYETCEDASCPFSGMVTLQTQTKLCTMVFGVSQHSLPARIAFTNNYYGGDNPHTHRVLYVNGGVDPWKELSVVQDRTEEGEEAQTVFIKDTAHCADMASRRFTDRCSLRKARQEIEKHVARWLETAAGEKMKKITV; this is encoded by the exons ATGGTTAAGATGCTTTTCTCACCAGTCTGCTATCTCATCCCTCTGCTGCTCTTCAGCTGTGTTGATTCTG GTCGGATTCTGAGGACGATCAAACAGCGTGTGCGTGAACTCCAGCTGCAGAAGAACAAGCAGCTTCTCCTGACGCTCATGGCCAGCAGCCAGCAGCCTCTGCAACATGTGACGGAGGCCTGGATCCACCAACCTCTGGATCACTTCAGCCGACAGGATGTTAACACCTTCGCTCAG AGGTTCTTTGTGAACGAAGCTTACTGGCAACGTCCTGATGGTCCagtgtttctcttcattggaGGAGAAGGGCCCATCTTTGAGTTTGATGTTCTGGCAG gtcaccatgttgaCATGGCTGAAGAGCGCGGGGCTCTGCTAGTGGCTCTGGAGCACCGTTTCTATGGCGACAGCATCAACCCTGATGGCCTCAAAACAGAGAACCTGGCAGACCTGAGCAGCCAGCAGGC GCTCACTGACTTGGCTGTATTCCACCAGCACATCAGCCAAAGCTTCAATCTGAGTCACAGGAACACCTGGATCAGCTTTGGAGGCTCGTACTCTGGAGCTCTGTCCGCCTGGTTCAGAGGAAAG TTTCCTAATCTGGTGTATGGAGCTGTGGCCTCCTCTGCTCCGGTCAAGGCGAAGCTGGACTTTTCTGCCTACAACAAT ATTGTTGGCTTGGGCCTGACGAATGAGGCAATTGGAGGTTCAGAGAAG TGTCTGGCTAAAGTGCGGGAAGCGTTTGCAGCAGTGGAAGCAGCCCTGGTGGGTGGAAACGTCAGCCAGGTGGCCAAAGACTTTGGCTGCTGTCAGATCCCCAAAGATCACTATGACCAG GTTGAGCTGATGCAAAACTTAGCCGACATTGTGATGGGAACGGTGCAGTACAATGAAGAAGGGGTACTCATGTCTATTAATGAGCTCTGTGGTGTTATGACCAACGCCAGCGAGAAATatgaggaggagatggaagCCTACAACCGCCTCATTAAACTTTCACAG ATCTACCGTTCCAGCAGTGAAGAGTCGGGTCTGGACATCTCCCATGAGAAAACAGTGAAGGATCTGATGGACACATCTATCCACTCTggcaggagagcagagagacagTGGATTTACCAGACCTGCACTGAGTTTGGATTtt ATGAAACTTGTGAAGATGCCTCTTGTCCGTTCTCTGGGATGGTGACCCTGCAGACTCAGACTAAGCTCTGCACCATGGTGTTTGGTGTTTCCCAGCATTCCCTGCCTGCACGCATCGCCTTCACTAACAACTACTATGGAGGAgacaacccacacacacacagggtccTTTATGTCAACG GTGGAGTTGACCCATGGAAGGAGCTGTCAGTGGTCCAGGACAGGActgaggaaggagaagaagctCAGACAGTTTTCATTAAGGACACCGCTCACTGTGCCGACATGGCGAGCAGAAGGTTCACAGACCGCTGCTCACTCAGGAAAGCCAGACAG GAGATTGAGAAACATGTGGCCCGCTGGCTGGAGACAGCTGCCGgggagaagatgaagaaaataacAGTGTGA
- the LOC111575910 gene encoding thymus-specific serine protease isoform X1, translating into MVRNVCLALKRLLPIFVVFPGHKPVRAIKEEFHRIAGRILRTIKQRVRELQLQKNKQLLLTLMASSQQPLQHVTEAWIHQPLDHFSRQDVNTFAQRFFVNEAYWQRPDGPVFLFIGGEGPIFEFDVLAGHHVDMAEERGALLVALEHRFYGDSINPDGLKTENLADLSSQQALTDLAVFHQHISQSFNLSHRNTWISFGGSYSGALSAWFRGKFPNLVYGAVASSAPVKAKLDFSAYNNIVGLGLTNEAIGGSEKCLAKVREAFAAVEAALVGGNVSQVAKDFGCCQIPKDHYDQVELMQNLADIVMGTVQYNEEGVLMSINELCGVMTNASEKYEEEMEAYNRLIKLSQIYRSSSEESGLDISHEKTVKDLMDTSIHSGRRAERQWIYQTCTEFGFYETCEDASCPFSGMVTLQTQTKLCTMVFGVSQHSLPARIAFTNNYYGGDNPHTHRVLYVNGGVDPWKELSVVQDRTEEGEEAQTVFIKDTAHCADMASRRFTDRCSLRKARQEIEKHVARWLETAAGEKMKKITV; encoded by the exons atggtcagaaatgtgtgtctggccctgaaacgGCTTTTacccatctttgtggttttccctggacataaacctgtcagagccatcaaggaggagttccacaggattgcag GTCGGATTCTGAGGACGATCAAACAGCGTGTGCGTGAACTCCAGCTGCAGAAGAACAAGCAGCTTCTCCTGACGCTCATGGCCAGCAGCCAGCAGCCTCTGCAACATGTGACGGAGGCCTGGATCCACCAACCTCTGGATCACTTCAGCCGACAGGATGTTAACACCTTCGCTCAG AGGTTCTTTGTGAACGAAGCTTACTGGCAACGTCCTGATGGTCCagtgtttctcttcattggaGGAGAAGGGCCCATCTTTGAGTTTGATGTTCTGGCAG gtcaccatgttgaCATGGCTGAAGAGCGCGGGGCTCTGCTAGTGGCTCTGGAGCACCGTTTCTATGGCGACAGCATCAACCCTGATGGCCTCAAAACAGAGAACCTGGCAGACCTGAGCAGCCAGCAGGC GCTCACTGACTTGGCTGTATTCCACCAGCACATCAGCCAAAGCTTCAATCTGAGTCACAGGAACACCTGGATCAGCTTTGGAGGCTCGTACTCTGGAGCTCTGTCCGCCTGGTTCAGAGGAAAG TTTCCTAATCTGGTGTATGGAGCTGTGGCCTCCTCTGCTCCGGTCAAGGCGAAGCTGGACTTTTCTGCCTACAACAAT ATTGTTGGCTTGGGCCTGACGAATGAGGCAATTGGAGGTTCAGAGAAG TGTCTGGCTAAAGTGCGGGAAGCGTTTGCAGCAGTGGAAGCAGCCCTGGTGGGTGGAAACGTCAGCCAGGTGGCCAAAGACTTTGGCTGCTGTCAGATCCCCAAAGATCACTATGACCAG GTTGAGCTGATGCAAAACTTAGCCGACATTGTGATGGGAACGGTGCAGTACAATGAAGAAGGGGTACTCATGTCTATTAATGAGCTCTGTGGTGTTATGACCAACGCCAGCGAGAAATatgaggaggagatggaagCCTACAACCGCCTCATTAAACTTTCACAG ATCTACCGTTCCAGCAGTGAAGAGTCGGGTCTGGACATCTCCCATGAGAAAACAGTGAAGGATCTGATGGACACATCTATCCACTCTggcaggagagcagagagacagTGGATTTACCAGACCTGCACTGAGTTTGGATTtt ATGAAACTTGTGAAGATGCCTCTTGTCCGTTCTCTGGGATGGTGACCCTGCAGACTCAGACTAAGCTCTGCACCATGGTGTTTGGTGTTTCCCAGCATTCCCTGCCTGCACGCATCGCCTTCACTAACAACTACTATGGAGGAgacaacccacacacacacagggtccTTTATGTCAACG GTGGAGTTGACCCATGGAAGGAGCTGTCAGTGGTCCAGGACAGGActgaggaaggagaagaagctCAGACAGTTTTCATTAAGGACACCGCTCACTGTGCCGACATGGCGAGCAGAAGGTTCACAGACCGCTGCTCACTCAGGAAAGCCAGACAG GAGATTGAGAAACATGTGGCCCGCTGGCTGGAGACAGCTGCCGgggagaagatgaagaaaataacAGTGTGA
- the LOC129349335 gene encoding lysophosphatidic acid receptor 6-like: protein MNNTTEEAVEPQPVYAVLFGCILALGLPLNAVSLWILLHHHSLKSPSAVFMVNLAISDLLLVISLPMRVYFYATGNWPLSNAACLSVTGLFHTNIHSSSIFITFISVDRLLAVVYPLRSRHLRTSTNAWKGAGLIWLILLVAIISVMVRLSGQPPHNHTCFVPHDANDTDPEISPADYLDPVVVSILLAVNVVCTAMVLWTLRSHLSDSAKVKNKLNVMLIFVLNLVIFTICFLPLSISLVTVHDRLPMICLAAANCCLDPLLYYFSFDAFWKKKEAVELS, encoded by the coding sequence ATGAACAACACCACTGAGGAGGCGGTGGAGCCACAGCCGGTCTATGCTGTGCTCTTTGGCTGCATCTTGGCCCTTGGTCTGCCTCTCAACGCTGTGTCTCTGTGGATTCTGCTTCACCACCACAGCCTCAAGTCACCCAGCGCTGTCTTCATGGTCAACCTGGCAATCTCAGACCTGCTGCTCGTCATCTCCTTGCCCATGAGGGTCTATTTCTATGCAACAGGTAACTGGCCTCTAAGCAACGCAGCGTGCCTCAGTGTAACAGGACTCTTTCACACCAACATCCACTCCAGTTCTAtcttcatcaccttcatcagCGTGGACCGGCTGCTGGCTGTAGTTTATCCTCTGAGGTCACGGCATCTTCGAACCTCAACCAACGCCTGGAAAGGTGCTGGACTCATTTGGCTGATTTTGTTGGTGGCTATTATCTCAGTGATGGTGAGGCTTTCAGGACAaccaccacacaaccacacCTGTTTTGTACCACATGATGCAAATGATACTGATCCTGAAATATCACCAGCTGATTATCTTGATCCTGTGGTGGTGTCCATCCTGCTGGCAGTCAACGTTGTGTGCACTGCTATGGTGTTGTGGACTCTACGCAGTCATCTCAGTGACTCTGCAAAGGTCAAGAACAAGTTGAATGTAATGCTGatttttgtgctgaatttgGTCATATTCACCATATGTTTCTTACCTCTGTCAATTAGTTTGGTTACAGTTCATGACCGTTTGCCAATGATATGTCTTGCTGCTGCGAACTGTTGCCTGGATCCACTGctgtattatttttcttttgatgctttctggaagaaaaaagaagctgtGGAACTATCATGA